The window GGATGGCCTTTGACCCCCATGGGCCCTTGAGCTCCCGGTGGTCCCGGAGCACCGTCAGCTCCAGCAGGGCCCGGTGGTCCCGCTTGTCCTGGGATGCCAGGAGATCCCAATGCAGCCGGTCTCTTTAGGAAATCTTTCATGAATTGTCCTAATTGTTCTGCAAAGTCCAGAATATAGAACAAGTCAATTTGTGCCACCATTTCAAGTCAAAACGTACAAACTAACCTTCAACCACGGCCGAGCACATCTCCCGAAGGTTGTCGTCGCTAACTCTTGGGCCCTGTGAGGAGTTCATAAATGTGGATcagcacattttattttgaaaagcaacTTCCGGTAGAGTCAGCAGGCGCAACGCTTACAGGCAGACCTCTGGGACCCGGTGCCCCAGGTAAACCCGGCTCTCCCTCCAGCCCTCGGGATCCCATTGGACCAGCCACGCCCTCGTGGCCTGGCCGACCCGGTCGACCTTCTGGTCCGGTTGCTCCTCTGTCGCCCTTTGTTCCATACTGAGTGGAACAGTGTAAATCAAAGCCAGTCCACTCTGGTtatgaacatgaaaaaaatatggataCCTCTCCTTTAATTCCAGGAATTCCAGGTGGACCCTGATGGAGAGATGCTAGGTTTAATGTTTCATTCAAACCAATGAAgccaaaacacaaaacatacCTGATCTCCCTTGACTCCAGGATCTCCGGGAAGACCCGTAGCTCCCTGAATCATATGTTTTCGTCATTAAACACAAATAATATGTTTGCAATCGAGGTAAACATACCAAAGTTCCTTTTGGTCCCTCTGGTCCCATCGGGCCCTATCGACAGAACTTGAATCGATACTTTTGTTTGCTTCGTGGCATTTTAGTAAGAAGATCATCCAACCTGATCTCCTTTGTGTCCAGTGTGACCTTTCATTCCAGTTTCCCCAGCGTTGCCTTTCTCGCCCTTTTCACCCTGCGAGGATCAATTTTGAAACCCGTTTGTTAATTTGTCATCGCCACAACCCCAATGAAATTTAAAAAGGTGTTGTTACCTCAATACCTGGAGGACCTGCTGGCCCCACTGGCCCTTGTTTCCCTGATCCACCCTAGAAAGGTATCACATATTCAGAATTTTATCACAGAAAATGAGGAGTCAATATCAACGCACAGTTGAGCCTTTTTCTCCTGGTTTTCCATCTTCTCCGGGTTTCCCGTCCTCACCCTGTgggatatattatattaatgtaCAGCGAGCATGAATTGAATGTTCAGGAAGCTCACGGTTTTGCCCGGAAGTCCAATCGGCCCGATGGCTCCATCAGCACCGGCGTCGCCCTAAAGATAATGTGCACGTCATTTTGTCATTCAGATAAATTATTCCAATTAAAATGTACCTTTTCACCAGTAGGTCCAACTAATCCTGGCTTGCCTGGAAGcccctgaaaaaaataaataatacaccgCTAAGGTAATACCTTTAAAATGtatatggcaaaaaaaaaaatgaaggggaCTTACAGGGATGCCCACAACCCCCCTGACGCCAACGGTTCCGACCGGCCCGGGCTCTCCCTGTGGAGTAGATTGACAGTTTAGACACGTAAAaatattgatttctttttaGCTGACAAGTCACCTTGGCACCATCAGTTCCAGGAATTCCATCTAGGCCGTCTTTGCCCGGCGCTCCCTGTCAAAGCCCACCgcacaagttaaaaaaaaaaaaaaagcagatgagTGCTTTCAAATGTAATCAATCCAACTTACAACATCTCCCTTATCTCCTTGAGGACCCTGCTCCCCTTGAGATCCCATTGCGCCCTAATCAAACATAAAATCCAAAtgagaaatatatatttttttcaaaaatattctcCAGCCAGCACGTTGCACTCACTTCATCACCCTTGGGTCCTTCAAAACCTTGACGTCCACGCAATCCCTCCACACCCTGAGGACACAAATTCACTCTTCAAGACTTTCCTTGTGGCTGTCAATGCAAGGCAAGATTACTTACAGGCGCTCCTGGTGGGCCGGTGGGTCCGGGCATGCCATTGAAACCCGGAGGACCCTATAACAGAACCAGCACTTACTTCAACGCGAATCGAATATAATCGGACCTAAATTGAACATACCCTGTCTCCTTTTTCTCCTGTTGTACCAGTTGGTCCAATGGGTCCTCTTTGTCCCTGACACGGACGGATATCACATTATAGAGAAGACATTTACAATGTTAACGTAATTGTGACAATTAATAGTCTTACGTCGTCTCCCATGCGACCTGGCGCACCTTGAGGGCCTTCAGGTCCAGAATCTCCCTGTGGATCGAATGAAGATAGTCACATGGTGACACTTTACTGTTTACATTCAATATTGTTTATGGTGTCAATCAAAGTGTGCACCTTTTCTCCAGGTATTCCATCTTTGCCATTTTCACCAGGCATACCTTTGTGTCCCTGTGAgcaaaataagtaaataaaataaaataaaataaaataaaataaaataaaataaaataaaataaaataaaataaaataaaataaaataaaataaaataaaataaaataaaataaaataaaataaaataaaataaaaactaaaaaatatgTTGTAGTATCCTGTTTGGATTAAAAGAAATTCTCACCTTCAAGCCTGGTAGCCCAGCCAATCCCTGAGGTCCAGCAGGGCAGGCTGCAGGGCACTACAAATGTATTCCAAACAAAAAATAAGACATACAACGCAACGTTTTGTCCCGTAAATGATGAGACATTCTGTGAGAATTTCGCAGCCATGCATCCAAGAAACATGTTGAAAGGCCGAAAGACAGAAAGACACTCACAGATTCCCCACTTCCCTCACCACTGGGACCAGGAGGGCCCTGAAAACACAGCAGAGTCACATCTACAACACCCAAAGCAGCTTAAGGTGTTTACACAGATCAATCAACCATAACAGAGAAATTCCCAAGTGGAAGAACCCGAGAAGAAAAGCATCTGtgtgtgaaaaaagaaaaagaagtgcATTGACCAATCAGCAATAAGGATCTTTAAATCCAAATTTAGCACCCAGGAAACAAACCAGCAACCACAAATAGTGATTTCAATCAGGCTTCTCTTACCGCTGGACCAGGAGGTCCTGGAAGCCCTGGAGGTCCTGCCTTTCCAGTATCCCCTTTGGCTCCTGGTGCACCCTGCAAAACATGTCATCAAAACATTtagaaataaatttgaaaaattgCTTCGATTCTTAGAAAGACATTTATTCTCATGTTAAAATACTTGGTTCATTCCCTGACTGACCTCAGGCCCGATATTGCCTTCATCGCCCGGGATTCCCGGTTTTCCTGGTGGTCCCTATCGGAAACACAGTCAGTTTGAGCAGATCACCTTCACTGCACCACACCAAATTTGGAAATTGTCAACACATACAGGAGGTCCTTCACTTGCTGGGCCCTGTaaagacaaaatcaaacatAAGATTGATTACTTCATGATTGATGTCTTAGATCAGGGATGGGCAACTGGTGACCCTCGTCTACACTTGGAGTGGCACTTGATGAATTGATATTTTGGAATTAAAAATCATTTGTGTTCCTGAGGAATTAAGAGTTGCAATACTGGTACCAACCACAAGGTGGCAGACATAGCTATACTATGTCGAAGTTGGAATTGCAAAACAAGCAAGAGCAAGAAAAATACCTGTGCACAAATCAAGGTGACGTTGACGTTTAAAATTCGCCAGTATTTATTAAATTAATGTCCTCGGAAAAATATTCATCCAATGCATTTAAGGTTTGATAGTTTTACAAGCGCGTATCGTTGCTTAATTGGACAAGCGGTTGCTGTGACGGACGCGCACAGGTGAGTAAACCAGCCTATTTAATTTGTGGATTTGAATTATacgttaggaaaaaaaaaaagatgcgcaAAATGAACATTTGCATTTAATATTGACTTGCTTTTTTGCACTTTTGTGTCATTGAGTGGGAATTTTTGTGCAAGTGCGCAATAGCGCAGTTTAAACGGGATTATACAGTTTTCTGTTTGTCATTCAACAATGTATCTTTCCATATGCATTTGAAATGAAGTCTATAAAGCTACAATTGTGCACATTGGTTCAATATAAAACAGACGGGCACACAATTTGCctcatcaaaatattttttttgtattagatCTGGTTAGGAAGTGCACGGTCTTATGCAGTACTActgctaaaagaaaaaatatgcacCCCTTCATCAATTAAGTTGCCCATCACTGACTTTtttgagaaaaaataaataaatcttcaCTTACAGCAGGACCTGCAGGACCAGGAAAACCAGGAAGACCCTGATGAGTTGGGGACAGACAGTTAAGATGAATTAATCTTCTTATTGCAGGCGCATTTATAAAGCATTTTAAATAGTTCCTTACTCTCTCGCCCACTATCCCTCTGGGACCCATTGGGCCAGGAGAACCCTTGTGGGAAATAAACAGATGACAATGTTAGTGTAGTAGATACCCAAAAGACTTGCTGGTAATGGATGGTGTTTTTTTACAGTAGGTCCTGGTAGACCAGGTAGGCCTCGCTGCCCAGGAAGTCCAATTTCCCCCTGCTCGCCTTTGCTGCCctgccaagcacacacacaaaaggcaaATAGGAGAACTTTATCTTCATCACCACACAGTCTCTCGAGTGCGCAAAGGGAGTGACAGTGAGCATTCATCATTGTTTCTCAGCTAGTTTAAGGCGGGATGGGACTGTGATGATCTGACCTTTTGCTTCTGCTAGTTCTTGTTTGTAGTGATGCAATGGAGTGATGGCGATGGGCTGGGATTCATTGATTATGTATCGATCACGTAAAGTTTAACTCGCGTGATATGAAGGGAAGTACGGGCGTATTCGATCATGTATGGAGGCTCTCTATTATCAGGCTGCTAAATTGATGGTTTGCCTGAGCCTTCCAAGGCTGACACTTTGCGAACCATCAAGAGACCAAGGTCTGTGGGTGTGCGAGTCACTTTACCTTGATTTAAAGtcatgacacccccccccccccctaaaaaagccATGGAGGAAGAATGGTTCTATTTCCAAAGGggcagtttatttttttgtgtacttACAGCCGGACCTGGGCTGCCAGGAGACCCCGGAAGACCCTGGAGACAAATTAAAACTgtcaaaaaatgctttaaatgtCAGACTTATtttttgtagattttttttacatctcgTCCATCTCGACCATCTTCCCCCGCAGGCCCGCGAGGACCCTCGGGGCCGCTGACTCCAGGGGGGCCTGGGACGGATCTTTCAGGCTGCGACAGGAAACGGACAGTAAGTAATAAAAATGGCTTGTAATGATTAAATATGTCAAATTTCTAATATGCTGTATAAATGATGACATCTGAAGAGTATTGCTACGAAGCTATTGTGTGCAATGAGGCGCCCAGGCAACCGAGATTAAGCAAAACAGAGTAGAGTGGATAGATAAATACCTCAGCATTGGCAAACATCTGAAGGAGCCAAAGAaatcagaccaaaaaaaaaaaaaaattgcagttaGTGAAAGTATGCACACCCCCCGTCACCATCAGAGCCAGCAGAAGCGCATCTGCTTAGAATCATTGCAGTGAGTTGTCATGCTCTCATTTCAAGCTCATCCGTCATACAAAGGTACCTGTGGCTGAGTAACCGCCTCCACTTTGCGAAGATGCAAACATTAATCATGACACCCCTTTAAATACTTCTCTGAGGCGGAAGTTTCATTTAATGAGCGACCAAAATGTTGGCATCACAAGCATGCTAATGAAATAAATGGATATTCCAAATGCTAACATGCATACTTGGATAAAATGTTATCCTCTATTTCATTCACAGTATGCTGGAATAATAAACATGCTGTTGAAAAGTTTCCTTTTCCCCATAATTgcagaggattaaaaaaaaacatttttttttaaacatggttTGCTGCTGTCTAACAAGACCATTAttgtgcaacaaaaaaaatgcaacaaaacATATACCTTACTTTTAAAATCCAGATAAAACAAGAAAGTGATTGCAAATATCAGTAGCGTGGTTGCCCTCTTCCAAGAAATGTCGTGGCACAAACCAGAAGTGAAATGAACTAGTAACCACAGGTAGATGTGGAATGAATTAACCAACAGCTGACTTTGTAATTTCCCCCTCAATTACGATGAAGCTTTCTTGTAAGCTAACTTTGCGTTCCGTCAGCGTGTTGGGCGATTCCATTTCTGCCCGCTTCCCTCCCGGCATGCAATAGGGCGGCTCGCCTCACCGCAAACCGCAGCTAAGCGCATCCGGGTACCTCGGTGGCTGGTAACTCGTTGCAGTTCTCGCGCTGGGCTCTCTTTGGGTCGCAGTGAATCAGCATCCACTGGAGCTCAAACTGAAACAAGACATGATAACAGCGGGCTAGAAAGCCAATCGTGGGGAGTCTCTGTCACCGAAATACGTTGACCTGCCTTACCACCACGGACGCTTCGGGGTCAGCGTCAAGCCTGCCGATCAGAGTGTCCCCCTCGGTGTTAATGGCCCCCTTGCCCTTGATGGGCTTCCGGTCCACGGGCTGGCAGTCCACGTAGAGCGTGACCTGCTCGCGCTCGACGCCGATCATCACCTTGTGCCACTTGGTGTTGAAGAGCACGGACAGGCCGGGGAAGGTGACGGTCTGCAGGTTGCCGTCGGGGCTGGTCAGGAAGTACTCCAGGGACTGCCGGTCCCCGTTGAGCCTCATTCCGGCTTGCTTGCGGCCGTCCTCGTCCACGATTTGCCAGACGTTCCACACTTTGCTCACGGTGTTCTTGATCATGCGGAACGTCACCATGAAGGAATATTCATCGGGGAAACCGCGAGGGAAGTTCAGCCTAGGTCCATGATTGGAAAATTCACAACAAATCTGAAATTGTTTATTAGAATACAAATGCAtgaaataccgtaaattccggactataagccgcaccggactataagccgcaccagctaaaattgggggatattttagtttttttcttatataaaccgactataagccgcacgtgcacgcatttttttacaaagaaagaccgttcacagaaagcctttttaaagttttaataacatactttaatatgtctttctaaacattgcctgtgacgaagggtttagatccctttgacgcaggtcacctagcgtgcattcctactaaagctcataatagtcacaagcgacacagccagaataagcagcagccatagtagtgtttcaaaatagtatttttgttgttgtttttttcttcaagataccgcagtgtataaaagtgatcaagtcatcacaaaaatcacgaaaaaaaaaatccttatataagccgcacctgactataaaccgcagggttaaAAATTTTGGAAATAAgtcgcggtttatagtccggaatttacggtaaatcaCATCCTTTCCATTATTGAGGGAAACAAAAAGTCAATTAGATGACGTTTTTCCAAAATTGTTCAGCCTGAGTGGAAGTCGTGTCAAAGTTAATGTCGGATCACACCTGGCataaaaatattgaaatcaGATTCACCAGCTAATCATGTTACTCTATTATGGCGTATTCAGGCACTGTGGAATATGCTGCCTCGGTGGGTGTAATTCAATCTTCCACTTAGGCCAGCCTCCGctcgctgtgttttttttaatgagccaGATTCACACTAGGTGGCAAATTCAgatctgtgacttttttttttcttcttcttcttcaacatCTTGTAAACAAGAAGCAATAAAAGAGGTTTCCTGCTAGCCAATAAACCAAACGGAGCTCTTTCTAGTATCGTCTCAAATATGTGCTGACGGAAGGGAAGAGAGAGGATGTGCTGTCGAAAACACCTCGGCGTGGAGAGCCGGTAAACACGTATTAGCATTCAGTGTGACCGTGCAGCCCGAGCCGGCGTTACATAACAGCATGTGATCAAGCCGACCCGCGGGAGGCTTAACGTCCATGGAGACCGAGCTGAAGGGTCGGCGGCTTTCATTATGTAAAGTGCCATTACCTGAACAAACTCTTTAATTCACTTGTGTGAAATGGCGTCGTTGGGTTAAAAACGCTGAGCCTGCAGGGCTGATCACCCAATGGCAAGGCATTCATTACACACCGCTTATTTCTTCTTAGGACCAACCAGAAGTTCACATTCACTTGCTGGAGTCAATCCTGATTCCTTGTTGAGTCTCATTTGGAGGCCACAGTTGATTTGAAGCCACAAAgccgcccacaaaaaaaaaactaatcccCCTGCCAAGTCCAGCCTTTAATTAGGAACTCGTGAATTTTTTACAGGAAGCTAGTGATGTTGTCAGCGCTCGTTATTTATCCCGTTTTTGTTTCATAGCCTTGAAGGAGCTCACGCAGCAGAAGATAAATCATGATCTAAAAGGCGTGTCAAGATTTGTCTCCGGGAAGGTGTTCTCGTGTGATTTAGTTGGATTCGGTGCATTATAATCACCATCTTAAATTGTTCATTTTCTCCAAACTTGACAGTACGCCTTATGTATGGATCTCAAATCGACTATGAGTTTTAGAGcttcttggtttttttttttttccccccacctccCCAGAAATGCATGCGGTCGGCGAGATGCCAAAATATGTTCAGACACGTTTGCACTATCAATTATATGTCCCTCGCTAACATCTGGGGCCGACCTGTAATAACGCAACACCTGCATGGGGAACACACCCGGCGACATTGGCGTATGGCTCTTTGAAAATAGACACTAAAAAGTTGCACGACTCACATGGTTGGAATTTGGAAGTTGGCCTCCCGGTCCAGGCGGTAGGCCACTTGCAGGGGAGTTGAGCCGTCCACCTTCCTCACGCCTTTCAGCGGGATGACATCAAGCTGGAATTGGGTGATCAAATCAAAACCTGAGGAGAaattaaattcattttaaatgatcaaataaaatgtgGAGAAATGCAAATTGGAACTCCTAAATTAACTTTGACGTAGTTGTTTGGCACAAACTTTAATTGCAACCAGGTCAACTTTTCATCAAATAACAGGAGGATATGCCCCACCCGGAAGATCATCCTGTCCGCTTCTCATAGGTGGGCAGACGGTGTCGCCATCCAGTCGATTAAAGTCCAGTTCTGAAGACAGAAGGTacagcattatttatttatcttattattattaaagccTTTAGGAGTCAGTCCAACCGGAGGAAGCAACGGACACATCTGGAAGCCCTTCAGCAAATACGCTGAGACATCAGACCGAGCGGTGAGACGCAATTTatgccatttatttttttttactgctgctAAACACTTTTCTGACCACACACTCAAGTTGTTAAAGTTGCCATCTACCGTCGCTTTACACGGGCAAAGCCACTCATTACGTGCCACGGACCGCGATGATGTCACATGGCTTCCCGTGTGCACgttttgaaattaaaaaaaactcctaCTGACGCTTAGCGCCGTCATTTTACATTTACAGCTTGTGCAGACAATGGCATTGTTGGGACTGTCAGAGGGGGAACGCTTAATCTCATTTAATCCTCCGCACGCCACGGACCACGAAGGCACGGCTGCTATTTCGGGCCCCTTCGCTTGGTGACCTCGCCATGGTACAGGAACCGAACATTAATCGCATacgttattaggtacaccagtCTCATCGTCCTTTTGGTCTTTGGATAGACATTGTTAAATAAGGTGTACTTACGTCCAAGTGCAGGAGCAAGCAGGAGAGCCACCAGGGCCATGAGGACAGGCGAGTATGTCCAGGGATGCTTTctgctcagaaaaaaaaatatttgcaacaGAAGAAAGAGCATCATTTAGTATTGCAAACCCCATAAAAGACCGAAAATTGAATTCTGCTCTTGATGGAAGGTTGCCGCTCATCCACCCGAGAGAGCGATGCACTGCCGTCAAGGGCCTAACCTCTCTCGGTGTTAACTCTCTTGCAGATTTGTGTGAACGGACATGTGAGTGAAATGCCAAGACAGGGAAAGCGACTGGCGGCCTTGTCAGCAGCAAGGTCTTTGCGGGGCCAGACGTCAGCCCAGAGAAGAGAAGAGCATCTTCAAATCCCCCGGCATTTTTTTCATCTCAAAGGTACCGGCGCATCCGTCGCTTCTCCATATTTTGAAACAGTTCTTGCATAAATGAATGGAGTGGGTGGTAATGAGAGTCGGCGGCAACCGTTTTGTTCTTCTCACGTTAGCgcctaattgtttttttgtgtgataTTTGTCGGCTGAAACAAAGAAAGGAACGAGCACGTTCATATTCACATGAGACAAATTAATTGCGCCATGCCTGTGAGAGCGCGCCGAATAAATCTCCCGTTAACCATTTGGCGTGATGTAATGTTAcaccaagggaaaaaaaagtccatatATTTTTGGATAAAAAGAATGCTAGTACTGAATTTGCCCCAAAGATTTAGGACATTTGCTAAActacaagaagaaaaagagcatTTTTTTGTCACGCCACATCATTGCATACTTATTGACCAAATCTAAAGAAAGCCTTTTAGTGTGGAAGGTCACGACAGAGCTGAGCGATGAGAAGCCTTGCCGCGAGTTATTTACCTCGTCAAAGCAGAGCAGCGGAAGGCCATGTTTGATTGTCACGGAAGTTCGGCGATGCGCTGCGGATGCTGGAGCTCAAGTCGAATCGGAATCCCCCACCCCTCAGCCGGGTCCTACCTGCGCATGTTGACAAGCGAGTGAGTGCGGGCGACGGCGCAGGGGATGTTCAAGCATTTTTCAGAGGCCAAATAAAAGTTGCCTTAATGGCCTCCCATTGGCCAGGAGTTCTTGAGGGAGGTGGTGTCACCGTTTTATTACCGACACTTAAAAAGATGCAGGAGCCCCGGGGCCCCATGTGTGTGtaaactggctttttttttgtgcctctCTTGGGTGCCCCCTAATGATATGTGCAGCCTGTATGTAATTCTCTTAATAATGATCCCGGTAATCGTGAGGATTGAAGAAGCAGAGTGATGATACGTGCATTTTACAAACACGTGTGGAGCCCGGGTTTGCTCGAGGAATGCacgtcggccggccggccctgtTGCGTTGACGTCAACTCGCCTTGTTATTATGCTCTGTGCCAACCGGTGGCAATTCTCCCTTCGCCTTAATAGAGACGGCGTGCCAGACCGACCATGTGTCCAGTTGATATAATTAGAGCAAGAACACACAGAACCAGCagtaagaaagagaaaaaaaagagtgtttttgtttccccccacccccctccccccaatcaGGCCTCGTGACTAGTACACTCATGACCTGTGGATGTAAGCAGCCCCGCCCTGGAGCTGGACTCCAGCTGGATCTTCCCTTGTAAATGTCAAAGTCACAATAGTGGGAGGCCACGG of the Syngnathus typhle isolate RoL2023-S1 ecotype Sweden linkage group LG20, RoL_Styp_1.0, whole genome shotgun sequence genome contains:
- the LOC133144539 gene encoding collagen alpha-1(IX) chain-like isoform X3, whose translation is MAFRCSALTRKHPWTYSPVLMALVALLLAPALGQLDFNRLDGDTVCPPMRSGQDDLPGFDLITQFQLDVIPLKGVRKVDGSTPLQVAYRLDREANFQIPTMLNFPRGFPDEYSFMVTFRMIKNTVSKVWNVWQIVDEDGRKQAGMRLNGDRQSLEYFLTSPDGNLQTVTFPGLSVLFNTKWHKVMIGVEREQVTLYVDCQPVDRKPIKGKGAINTEGDTLIGRLDADPEASVVFELQWMLIHCDPKRAQRENCNELPATEMFANAEPERSVPGPPGVSGPEGPRGPAGEDGRDGRDGLPGSPGSPGPAGSKGEQGEIGLPGQRGLPGLPGPTGSPGPMGPRGIVGERGLPGFPGPAGPAGPASEGPPGPPGKPGIPGDEGNIGPEGAPGAKGDTGKAGPPGLPGPPGPAGPPGPSGEGSGESCPAACPAGPQGLAGLPGLKGHKGMPGENGKDGIPGEKGDSGPEGPQGAPGRMGDDGQRGPIGPTGTTGEKGDRGPPGFNGMPGPTGPPGAPGVEGLRGRQGFEGPKGDEGAMGSQGEQGPQGDKGDVGAPGKDGLDGIPGTDGAKGEPGPVGTVGVRGVVGIPGLPGKPGLVGPTGEKGDAGADGAIGPIGLPGKTGEDGKPGEDGKPGEKGSTGGSGKQGPVGPAGPPGIEGEKGEKGNAGETGMKGHTGHKGDQGPMGPEGPKGTLGATGLPGDPGVKGDQGPPGIPGIKGEYGTKGDRGATGPEGRPGRPGHEGVAGPMGSRGLEGEPGLPGAPGPRGLPGPRVSDDNLREMCSAVVEEQLGQFMKDFLKRPAALGSPGIPGQAGPPGPAGADGAPGPPGAQGPMGVKGHPGYFGMPGAPGKKGDPGAKGDKGDKGEDGVGIKGSAGLPGAPGVPGAPGIGKDGKDGERGEQGSPGVPGAAGPKGPSGPPGLCDPSTCTIRNPPPLFMYSGKKSSTYRKK
- the LOC133144539 gene encoding collagen alpha-1(IX) chain-like isoform X1, translating into MHVLNVMCHRHHRAKMDSLLWRRNVIRKHPWTYSPVLMALVALLLAPALGQLDFNRLDGDTVCPPMRSGQDDLPGFDLITQFQLDVIPLKGVRKVDGSTPLQVAYRLDREANFQIPTMLNFPRGFPDEYSFMVTFRMIKNTVSKVWNVWQIVDEDGRKQAGMRLNGDRQSLEYFLTSPDGNLQTVTFPGLSVLFNTKWHKVMIGVEREQVTLYVDCQPVDRKPIKGKGAINTEGDTLIGRLDADPEASVVFELQWMLIHCDPKRAQRENCNELPATEMFANAEPERSVPGPPGVSGPEGPRGPAGEDGRDGRDGLPGSPGSPGPAGSKGEQGEIGLPGQRGLPGLPGPTGSPGPMGPRGIVGERGLPGFPGPAGPAGPASEGPPGPPGKPGIPGDEGNIGPEGAPGAKGDTGKAGPPGLPGPPGPAGPPGPSGEGSGESCPAACPAGPQGLAGLPGLKGHKGMPGENGKDGIPGEKGDSGPEGPQGAPGRMGDDGQRGPIGPTGTTGEKGDRGPPGFNGMPGPTGPPGAPGVEGLRGRQGFEGPKGDEGAMGSQGEQGPQGDKGDVGAPGKDGLDGIPGTDGAKGEPGPVGTVGVRGVVGIPGLPGKPGLVGPTGEKGDAGADGAIGPIGLPGKTGEDGKPGEDGKPGEKGSTGGSGKQGPVGPAGPPGIEGEKGEKGNAGETGMKGHTGHKGDQGPMGPEGPKGTLGATGLPGDPGVKGDQGPPGIPGIKGEYGTKGDRGATGPEGRPGRPGHEGVAGPMGSRGLEGEPGLPGAPGPRGLPGPRVSDDNLREMCSAVVEEQLGQFMKDFLKRPAALGSPGIPGQAGPPGPAGADGAPGPPGAQGPMGVKGHPGYFGMPGAPGKKGDPGAKGDKGDKGEDGVGIKGSAGLPGAPGVPGAPGIGKDGKDGERGEQGSPGVPGAAGPKGPSGPPGLCDPSTCTIRNPPPLFMYSGKKSSTYRKK
- the LOC133144539 gene encoding collagen alpha-1(IX) chain-like isoform X2; the encoded protein is MHVLNVMCHRHHRAKMDSLLWRRNVIRKHPWTYSPVLMALVALLLAPALGQLDFNRLDGDTVCPPMRSGQDDLPGFDLITQFQLDVIPLKGVRKVDGSTPLQVAYRLDREANFQIPTMLNFPRGFPDEYSFMVTFRMIKNTVSKVWNVWQIVDEDGRKQAGMRLNGDRQSLEYFLTSPDGNLQTVTFPGLSVLFNTKWHKVMIGVEREQVTLYVDCQPVDRKPIKGKGAINTEGDTLIGRLDADPEASVVFELQWMLIHCDPKRAQRENCNELPATEPERSVPGPPGVSGPEGPRGPAGEDGRDGRDGLPGSPGSPGPAGSKGEQGEIGLPGQRGLPGLPGPTGSPGPMGPRGIVGERGLPGFPGPAGPAGPASEGPPGPPGKPGIPGDEGNIGPEGAPGAKGDTGKAGPPGLPGPPGPAGPPGPSGEGSGESCPAACPAGPQGLAGLPGLKGHKGMPGENGKDGIPGEKGDSGPEGPQGAPGRMGDDGQRGPIGPTGTTGEKGDRGPPGFNGMPGPTGPPGAPGVEGLRGRQGFEGPKGDEGAMGSQGEQGPQGDKGDVGAPGKDGLDGIPGTDGAKGEPGPVGTVGVRGVVGIPGLPGKPGLVGPTGEKGDAGADGAIGPIGLPGKTGEDGKPGEDGKPGEKGSTGGSGKQGPVGPAGPPGIEGEKGEKGNAGETGMKGHTGHKGDQGPMGPEGPKGTLGATGLPGDPGVKGDQGPPGIPGIKGEYGTKGDRGATGPEGRPGRPGHEGVAGPMGSRGLEGEPGLPGAPGPRGLPGPRVSDDNLREMCSAVVEEQLGQFMKDFLKRPAALGSPGIPGQAGPPGPAGADGAPGPPGAQGPMGVKGHPGYFGMPGAPGKKGDPGAKGDKGDKGEDGVGIKGSAGLPGAPGVPGAPGIGKDGKDGERGEQGSPGVPGAAGPKGPSGPPGLCDPSTCTIRNPPPLFMYSGKKSSTYRKK